The DNA sequence GCACTGCCCGCGCAGCGGGCATCGCCCCGCAGGGGCGACATTCCCAACACGGCACAAAGAGCTGCCTCACTCGTGCCGAGGCCCCCTCAACTCCACCCCGCATCGACCTTGAACTCCTGCGCCGTGCACATGCGAGAGTCGTCCGCCGCCAGGAACAGCACCATGTTCGCCACGTCCTGCGGCACCAGCCGGTCGGGCAGGCACTGGTTGCGCTCCAGCTCCTGCTCGCCTTCGGGGGTGAGCCACAGCTTCACCTGCCGCTCGGTCATCACCCAGCCCGGCGAGACGGTGTTGATGCGGATGCGCTGCCGCCCCAGCGACGCGGCCAGGCCGCGGGTCAGCCCGTTCACGGACGATTTCGCGATCGCATAGCACGGGTAGCCGGACGCCTTGGTCTGCCAGCCGGTGGAACCGAGGTTGACGATGGAGCCGCCGCCCAGGCGCTGCATGCCGGGCACCACCGCCTGGATCGCGAAGAACGCGGCGCGCTGGTTGATCGCCATGCGGTCCTCCCAGTACTCGGGCGTCACCGAGTCCAGCGTGTGCCGGTCGTCGCTCGCGACGTTGTTGACCAGCGCATGGAAGTCGCCCAGCTCGGCCGCGGCGTCGCGGATGGCCGCCTGCAGCTGCGCCACGTCGCGCACGTCACAGCGGCGCCACCACACGCGCCGGCCTTCGTCGGCCAGCTGGCGCGCCAGCGCGGCGCTGTCGGCCTCGGCCACGTCGACGAAGGCGACCGCGGCCTCCTGGCGCGCGAAGGCGGCGACGATGGCCGCGCCGATGCCGCTGCCGCCGCCGGTCACGAACACCGCGCGACCGGCCAGGCTGGGATAGCGCGCGGTGGCAAGGGAAGAAGAAGTCACGACCAGGTCTCCTGCTGGCCCGCCCTGCGGCGGTGAACGGATATCGATATCAGTTTGGATATCGATGCCGGCTTTCTTTTTATTTTTCGAGTATCAATGTGCAGCGATACGATGCCTCGCGTCAAGAGCCTCGATGAAGAAAGACGCGCCGCATGGACGACAGCAACGAATCGAAGAAGCCGCCGTTGCGCCGCAGCCAGGCCTGGTTCGGCAAGCAGGACCGCGACGGCTTCATGCACCGCAGCTGGATCAAGAACCAGGGCTACCCGCACGACCTGCTCGACGGCCGGCCGGTGATCGGCATCTGCAACACCTGGAGCGAACTGACCCCCTGCAACGGGCATTTCCGCGAGCTGGCGGAGTTCGTCAAGCGCGGGGTCTACGAGGCCGGCGGCTTCCCGCTCGAGTTCCCGGTGATGTCGCTCGGCGAGACGCAGCTGCGCCCGACCGCGATGCTGTTCCGCAACCTGGCCAGCATGGACGTCGAGGAATCGATCCGCGGCAACCCGATCGACGGCGTGGTGCTGCTGATGGGCTGCGACAAGACCACGCCCGCGCTGCTGATGGGTGCGGCCAGCTGCGACCTGCCGACCATCGGCCTGTCCGGCGGACCGATGCTCAACGGCAAGTTCCGCGGCCGGGACATCGGCTCGGGCACCGGCGTGTGGCAGATGAGCGAGATGGTGCGCGCCGGCGAGATGACGATGGAGGAGTTCACCCAGGCCGAGAGCTGCATGCACCGCTCCAAGGGCAGCTGCATGACCATGGGCACGGCCTCGACGATGGCCTCGATGGTCGAGGCGCTGGGCCTGTCGCTGCCGGAGAACGCCGCCATCCCCGCGGCCGACACGCGCCGCAACCGGCTGGCGCAGCTGACCGGCCGGCGCATCGTCGAGATGGTGAAGGAAGACCTGCGCATGTCGAAGATCCTCACGCGCGAGGCCTTCGAGAACGCGATCCGCACCAACGCCGCGATCGGCGGCTCGACCAATGCGGTGATCCACCTGCTGGCGCTGGCCGGGCGCATCGG is a window from the Caldimonas thermodepolymerans genome containing:
- a CDS encoding SDR family NAD(P)-dependent oxidoreductase, producing MTSSSLATARYPSLAGRAVFVTGGGSGIGAAIVAAFARQEAAVAFVDVAEADSAALARQLADEGRRVWWRRCDVRDVAQLQAAIRDAAAELGDFHALVNNVASDDRHTLDSVTPEYWEDRMAINQRAAFFAIQAVVPGMQRLGGGSIVNLGSTGWQTKASGYPCYAIAKSSVNGLTRGLAASLGRQRIRINTVSPGWVMTERQVKLWLTPEGEQELERNQCLPDRLVPQDVANMVLFLAADDSRMCTAQEFKVDAGWS
- the araD gene encoding L-arabinonate dehydratase encodes the protein MDDSNESKKPPLRRSQAWFGKQDRDGFMHRSWIKNQGYPHDLLDGRPVIGICNTWSELTPCNGHFRELAEFVKRGVYEAGGFPLEFPVMSLGETQLRPTAMLFRNLASMDVEESIRGNPIDGVVLLMGCDKTTPALLMGAASCDLPTIGLSGGPMLNGKFRGRDIGSGTGVWQMSEMVRAGEMTMEEFTQAESCMHRSKGSCMTMGTASTMASMVEALGLSLPENAAIPAADTRRNRLAQLTGRRIVEMVKEDLRMSKILTREAFENAIRTNAAIGGSTNAVIHLLALAGRIGVPLTLQDWDRLGSEVPCLVDLQPSGRFLMEDFFYAGGLPAVMREIQHLLHLQALTVNGRTLGENIASAPCWNREVIRPYTEPFKPAAGIAVLRGNLAPDGAVIKPSAASPHLLRHRGRAVVFENIEDFRARIDDESLDVDETCVLVLKNCGPRGYPGMAEVGNMPLPPKLLRRGITDMVRISDARMSGTAYGTVVLHTSPEAAAGGPLALVRDGDMIELDVPARRLHLEVSDEELARRRADWQPPEPPKRGWYKLYVEHVQQAHLGADLDFLVGGSGAGIPRESH